The Maribacter aquivivus genome has a segment encoding these proteins:
- a CDS encoding PorP/SprF family type IX secretion system membrane protein: MKKANLLLAILLLTGAFVSAQQLPQFTQYMYNTISVNPAYAGSRETLNATILHRNQWAGLEGNPRTSTLSIHSPMKNERVGIGVSYINDKLGFESTNYFYGDFSYTVPVSQKVNMRFGLKGGFTSYNLENPDPNDQFFNANFNSINPNFGAGFYIGSNRWYAGVSSPRILNTDLNDGEFEAIERNSYYAIGGLVFDLSETTKFKPTVITKFTNGAPATYDFTINFLFNEKFWIGTSYRVNDASNFGAMMDYQVSRDFRVGYAYDLPTSAVRPYTGGTHEVILIYELTKKVLGPVKSPRYF; this comes from the coding sequence ATGAAAAAAGCTAATCTACTTTTAGCCATTCTACTTTTAACAGGTGCCTTTGTAAGCGCACAGCAGCTACCTCAGTTTACGCAATATATGTATAACACTATTTCTGTTAACCCAGCGTATGCCGGTAGTAGAGAAACATTGAATGCAACTATTTTGCATAGAAACCAATGGGCAGGTTTAGAAGGTAACCCAAGAACTAGTACCTTATCTATTCATTCACCAATGAAAAACGAACGAGTAGGTATCGGCGTATCTTATATCAATGACAAATTAGGTTTTGAAAGCACTAACTATTTTTATGGTGATTTCTCTTATACGGTTCCAGTAAGTCAAAAAGTTAATATGCGTTTTGGACTAAAAGGTGGTTTCACCAGTTACAACTTAGAAAACCCTGATCCTAACGATCAGTTTTTCAACGCAAATTTTAATAGTATCAATCCTAACTTCGGAGCTGGTTTTTATATTGGCTCTAACAGATGGTACGCTGGTGTATCATCACCTAGAATACTGAATACAGATTTAAATGATGGGGAGTTTGAAGCTATAGAACGAAATAGTTATTACGCAATTGGTGGTTTGGTTTTCGACTTATCTGAGACTACTAAATTTAAACCTACAGTCATCACAAAATTTACCAATGGTGCCCCGGCAACGTACGATTTCACTATTAACTTTTTATTCAATGAAAAGTTTTGGATCGGTACTTCTTACCGTGTAAACGATGCATCAAACTTTGGTGCTATGATGGACTACCAGGTGTCTAGAGATTTTAGAGTTGGTTATGCTTATGATTTACCTACCTCAGCAGTAAGACCTTATACCGGTGGCACACACGAAGTTATATTAATCTATGAACTTACAAAAAAGGTGTTAGGACCTGTTAAGTCTCCTAGATATTTCTAA